In a genomic window of Arcticibacter tournemirensis:
- a CDS encoding SusC/RagA family TonB-linked outer membrane protein has protein sequence MEHQKRLKVAALVLIVSFFTDTVHGQVPATSASSFTVNGVVRDGKGESLPGVTVRVKNTKAAVVTDVKGAYSLRVNGSQNVLVFHYIGFETKEVLVGNNRIINVVLKESNSQLDEVVVQIGYGTSKRKDLTGSVEQVKMKELVQAPVKSFDEALAGRVAGVSVAANDGQPGSNNNIVIRGAGTLTQNASPLYVIDGFPSEDANSNSINSSDIESMEVLKDASATAIYGARGANGVIIITTKKGKIGAPVINYNGYYGFSKNPKQIDMMNAYEFVKYQAELEPVYAQNAYLNKMPLEDYRNVETINVQDEIYQSSPSHNHEISIRGGANNTIYSISGNVLDQTGLILNSGFRRYQGRFSLDQTLSKAVKIGANANYSATETYGSIASETAYKYTYSSLALMYNVWGFRPVAASGESLIEEFFDPEAVAGDFRVNPIISAKNEIRETYVNNLSANAWVSINLMPGLTFRSSGGINSMEVQRNIFNNSLTANGNYRRVEGVNGSVTHNPINTWLNENILTYQKTFNKLHNLNVVGGFIIQKQTNENYGLEAQQVLNESLGIDGLDEALTNINYSSRSRWTMASFLGRVNYNYKSKYYLTSSLRYDGSSKFAPGSRWAFFPSAALSWRMKEEAFLKDADVVTDAKLRVSYGSTGNNRVSDFPYVTQLQIPLFGGYSFNNSASPSRGSVLASYGNPDLKWETTVQANIGYDLALLKNRVQLTADVYRKTTKDLLIEANLPYSTGLLNLYNRAVAYKNVGKLQNQGLELTLNTVNVDKPNFKWNTNFNISFNKNKILELYEDISSISSQVAFDSDFSSVPSYISPVGQSAGQMHGLIWDGVYQYEDFDLNLQQQYILKDNIPSNGQARATIQPGDIKYRDINGDLKVDLNDFTVIGRGTPIHTGGFNNNFNYKGFDLNVFFQWSYGNDIVNANKLIFEGNAKRTRALNQYASYTNRWQPDNPSNTMFRTGGQRDAYFSSRVVEDGSFLRLKTVSLGYNFDASLLRSMKLKTLRAYVSAQNLHTWTKYSGSNPDVSTRHSVLTPGFDFASYPLARTIVFGVSTSL, from the coding sequence ATGGAGCATCAAAAGAGGTTAAAAGTGGCCGCCCTTGTTTTAATAGTATCGTTCTTTACTGATACTGTTCATGGACAGGTGCCGGCGACTTCTGCCTCATCATTTACAGTTAATGGTGTTGTCAGAGACGGCAAGGGAGAGTCGCTTCCGGGCGTGACGGTCAGGGTCAAAAACACGAAGGCCGCGGTTGTAACGGATGTTAAAGGCGCCTACAGCCTACGAGTGAATGGCAGTCAGAATGTTCTTGTATTTCACTACATAGGGTTTGAGACCAAAGAAGTTCTGGTGGGCAATAACAGAATAATTAACGTAGTGTTGAAGGAGTCGAACAGCCAGTTGGATGAGGTGGTAGTTCAGATAGGATATGGAACATCTAAACGGAAGGATCTTACAGGATCGGTTGAGCAGGTTAAAATGAAGGAGCTGGTTCAGGCCCCTGTTAAGTCATTTGACGAAGCGTTAGCTGGTAGAGTTGCCGGGGTTTCTGTAGCTGCTAACGATGGTCAGCCTGGTTCGAACAACAATATTGTTATCCGCGGTGCGGGTACACTTACTCAGAATGCATCTCCATTATATGTTATCGATGGCTTTCCTTCCGAAGACGCGAACAGCAATTCCATTAATTCTTCGGATATCGAATCAATGGAAGTCCTTAAAGATGCTTCAGCCACGGCAATTTATGGTGCTCGTGGTGCTAACGGCGTAATTATCATTACCACTAAGAAGGGTAAGATCGGTGCGCCTGTTATAAATTATAACGGTTATTACGGGTTTTCTAAGAATCCGAAGCAGATCGATATGATGAACGCCTATGAATTTGTGAAGTATCAGGCTGAGCTTGAGCCGGTTTATGCACAGAATGCATATTTAAATAAAATGCCTTTGGAAGATTACCGGAATGTAGAAACCATTAACGTCCAGGATGAGATCTATCAAAGTTCTCCTTCCCATAACCATGAAATATCCATTAGGGGAGGTGCCAATAACACTATTTATTCTATATCCGGAAACGTATTGGATCAAACCGGGCTTATCCTTAACTCAGGATTCCGGAGATACCAGGGTAGGTTTAGCCTTGATCAAACACTTAGTAAGGCGGTTAAGATAGGGGCCAACGCCAACTATAGTGCAACCGAAACGTATGGATCAATAGCATCAGAGACCGCCTATAAATATACTTACAGTAGTCTTGCGCTTATGTATAATGTTTGGGGCTTCAGGCCGGTCGCTGCAAGCGGAGAATCGTTAATAGAGGAGTTTTTTGATCCTGAGGCAGTTGCGGGAGACTTTCGTGTTAATCCTATCATTTCAGCCAAAAATGAGATCCGGGAAACTTATGTAAATAATTTAAGTGCTAACGCATGGGTCTCCATTAACCTGATGCCTGGTCTGACTTTCCGTTCTTCGGGAGGTATAAACAGTATGGAGGTGCAAAGGAATATCTTCAATAATTCATTAACTGCCAATGGGAATTACCGGCGAGTGGAGGGCGTGAATGGTTCGGTTACCCACAATCCGATTAATACCTGGTTAAACGAGAACATTCTTACCTATCAAAAAACGTTCAACAAACTTCATAATTTAAACGTGGTAGGCGGGTTTATTATCCAAAAACAAACGAATGAAAACTATGGTCTTGAAGCCCAGCAGGTATTAAACGAATCCTTAGGTATAGACGGTCTGGACGAGGCTCTGACAAATATTAACTATTCTTCAAGGTCGCGCTGGACAATGGCATCGTTCCTCGGCCGGGTTAATTATAATTACAAGTCTAAATATTACCTGACCTCATCCCTTCGTTATGATGGTTCTTCTAAGTTCGCGCCAGGCAGTCGCTGGGCTTTCTTTCCCTCAGCAGCGCTCTCCTGGAGGATGAAAGAAGAAGCATTCCTGAAGGATGCAGATGTTGTTACGGATGCTAAACTGCGTGTTAGTTATGGTTCAACCGGTAACAACAGGGTTTCTGACTTTCCGTATGTAACGCAGCTTCAGATACCTTTATTTGGTGGGTATTCCTTTAATAACAGTGCCAGTCCAAGCCGGGGTTCCGTTTTAGCAAGTTATGGTAATCCGGATTTAAAATGGGAGACGACCGTACAGGCTAATATAGGATATGATCTGGCTCTGCTGAAAAATCGTGTACAACTTACAGCGGATGTATACAGAAAAACTACTAAGGACCTTCTTATCGAAGCCAACCTGCCTTATTCTACAGGGCTCCTGAATCTTTATAACCGTGCCGTGGCTTATAAGAATGTTGGTAAGCTGCAGAACCAGGGACTTGAGCTTACCCTTAATACCGTCAATGTCGACAAGCCGAACTTTAAGTGGAACACCAACTTTAATATTAGCTTTAATAAGAATAAGATTCTTGAACTGTATGAGGATATCTCATCTATTTCAAGCCAGGTTGCCTTTGATAGCGATTTCTCGAGTGTGCCATCGTATATCTCACCAGTGGGGCAGTCGGCCGGCCAAATGCATGGTTTGATCTGGGATGGGGTGTATCAGTATGAAGATTTCGATCTTAATTTGCAGCAACAGTATATCCTTAAAGATAATATTCCATCAAATGGGCAGGCAAGGGCAACTATACAACCTGGTGATATTAAATATAGGGATATTAACGGGGATCTTAAAGTAGATTTAAACGATTTTACTGTGATCGGGCGCGGTACCCCTATACATACAGGAGGCTTTAACAACAATTTTAATTATAAGGGCTTTGATTTGAACGTCTTCTTTCAATGGTCATATGGCAACGATATTGTTAATGCCAACAAGCTAATATTTGAAGGTAACGCCAAGCGCACAAGAGCTTTAAACCAGTATGCGAGCTATACAAACCGCTGGCAGCCAGATAATCCGAGTAATACAATGTTCCGCACAGGTGGTCAGAGAGATGCTTACTTTTCTAGTCGCGTTGTAGAAGATGGTTCATTCCTGCGACTGAAAACCGTTTCTCTTGGTTACAATTTTGACGCGTCGTTACTGAGAAGCATGAAGCTTAAGACGCTTCGGGCGTATGTATCGGCGCAAAATCTGCACACATGGACAAAGTATTCAGGCTCAAATCCGGATGTTTCTACGCGGCATTCTGTTCTGACCCCTGGATTCGACTTTGCGTCCTATCCTTTAGCGCGGACAATAGTTTTTGGAGTTAGTACATCATTATAA